One Thermicanus aegyptius DSM 12793 DNA segment encodes these proteins:
- a CDS encoding DUF4097 family beta strand repeat-containing protein yields the protein MRVGRATTGVSLILIGIILLLGMSGQGEWVAELHKFWPLIIVGYGLEMLLFGKKEGPVRFDWGGAILVVVVLGLVPIFSFTDGRINWNDIGKTASITAESRVRDPGDFTSLRVLSAHGDIEISPSTDGKITVIPTYRMAMADEESLRQEMEKIPVHLQENGNQLIVQVEWPKDQLLFTPFMTSVDLKVYAPKGMKIEGESGNGKITVVGMDRVGRIHTSNGEIDLRESAGEADLDTSNGKIVVTGYKGSLNAKTSNGTIEAGGEMTGAWSIHTFNGSVRLTLSPSGSYAYDLRTGNGSIDVPDPPFSGNKGDDHYQGVVNGGQFPLTVDTSNGSIRITLTDRASSTGATW from the coding sequence ATGCGAGTCGGGAGAGCGACTACAGGGGTTTCACTGATTCTCATTGGCATCATTCTTCTTTTAGGGATGAGCGGGCAAGGGGAATGGGTGGCCGAACTCCATAAGTTTTGGCCCCTCATCATCGTGGGTTACGGCTTGGAAATGCTTTTGTTCGGGAAAAAAGAGGGTCCCGTCCGCTTCGACTGGGGAGGAGCGATCCTGGTCGTTGTCGTTTTGGGGCTCGTTCCTATCTTTTCCTTTACGGACGGGCGCATCAACTGGAATGACATCGGCAAAACGGCCTCCATCACGGCGGAGAGCAGGGTCCGGGACCCCGGCGATTTCACTTCCCTTCGTGTCCTGTCCGCGCATGGGGACATCGAAATCTCTCCTTCCACCGATGGGAAAATTACCGTTATTCCCACGTATCGAATGGCGATGGCCGATGAAGAAAGTCTCCGGCAAGAGATGGAGAAAATTCCCGTTCACCTGCAGGAAAATGGAAATCAGCTGATCGTCCAGGTGGAGTGGCCGAAAGATCAACTCCTCTTTACTCCTTTTATGACCTCCGTCGATCTGAAAGTGTATGCACCCAAGGGGATGAAAATCGAAGGGGAGTCCGGCAACGGGAAGATTACCGTTGTCGGTATGGATCGGGTTGGACGCATTCATACATCAAATGGAGAAATCGATTTGAGAGAAAGCGCCGGTGAGGCGGACCTGGATACTTCAAACGGTAAAATTGTGGTTACGGGATATAAGGGGAGTTTAAACGCCAAAACGAGCAACGGTACAATCGAGGCGGGCGGGGAGATGACGGGAGCGTGGAGCATCCATACCTTCAACGGTTCGGTTCGCCTTACCCTGTCCCCTTCTGGGAGTTACGCCTATGATCTTAGAACGGGGAACGGGAGCATTGATGTTCCGGACCCTCCCTTCAGCGGGAACAAGGGGGATGATCATTACCAGGGCGTGGTAAACGGCGGTCAATTCCCACTCACCGTAGATACCTCCAATGGAAGCATCCGGATCACGCTGACGGACAGAGCCTCTTCCACCGGCGCCACCTGGTAA
- a CDS encoding imidazoleglycerol-phosphate dehydratase, translating to MEKPIEVTRTTSESLIQVKLDFGPRDPRGKEKIATPLPFFNHMLEHVAWRGEMNLAVTVKLDHFDLVHVITEDVGITFGKAIKEYIAAHHGEGVVGYGYAYGTIDESLTRAVLSFESRAYLDFNPGDVKLPPAMEGMNSEDLVAFFEGFVQGAGATLHLDLLKGRPGHGHHIWESAFRAFGQALREALTVRPWRAGMTAGVAGTIHFEVKKG from the coding sequence ATGGAGAAACCAATTGAAGTGACCCGGACCACCTCAGAATCCCTCATTCAGGTGAAGCTTGATTTTGGGCCGCGCGATCCCCGGGGAAAAGAGAAGATCGCCACCCCTCTCCCTTTCTTTAATCATATGTTGGAACATGTGGCATGGAGGGGAGAGATGAATCTGGCCGTGACGGTGAAGTTGGATCATTTCGATCTCGTCCATGTGATTACCGAGGATGTGGGGATCACCTTTGGCAAAGCGATTAAGGAATACATCGCAGCCCATCACGGAGAAGGGGTGGTGGGTTACGGCTATGCCTACGGCACCATCGACGAATCCCTCACCCGGGCGGTCCTTAGCTTTGAAAGTCGTGCCTATCTCGATTTTAACCCGGGAGACGTAAAACTTCCCCCCGCCATGGAGGGGATGAATTCGGAAGATCTCGTCGCATTTTTTGAGGGATTTGTCCAGGGGGCAGGAGCCACCCTTCATCTCGATCTCCTAAAAGGGAGGCCCGGCCATGGGCACCATATTTGGGAGAGTGCGTTTCGAGCTTTCGGCCAGGCTCTAAGGGAGGCACTCACCGTCCGACCGTGGAGGGCAGGGATGACCGCCGGAGTGGCGGGAACGATTCACTTTGAGGTGAAAAAAGGATAA
- a CDS encoding SurA N-terminal domain-containing protein — MLRKIPLFFSLFLSLLFLGTLAVFSISQVTEAESLGIPQEVRETIQKGFDAIRAKLDLLGPKKDQILVHGGGIEIPLERFVFYRENVDLISQLGPNAQPKLSDEAILDNMIKDELAVQYAKALGLNVSPQEVDDVVQLQRSLLEQADDQNGYVIKELMANRIKITGLTEDQFWNSSEVREMYEKALLRSKLANKLVEEGTIKDVMDFTRFKENLYAEKKGDLHINYSLLQ, encoded by the coding sequence GTGTTAAGAAAAATTCCTCTTTTTTTCTCTTTGTTTCTTTCCCTCCTTTTCTTGGGCACTCTCGCCGTTTTTTCCATCTCGCAGGTGACCGAGGCGGAATCGTTGGGCATTCCGCAGGAGGTACGGGAGACCATTCAAAAGGGTTTCGATGCCATCAGAGCGAAGCTGGATCTTCTCGGACCGAAAAAAGATCAGATATTGGTTCACGGAGGAGGCATTGAGATTCCCCTCGAACGATTTGTCTTTTACAGGGAAAATGTAGATCTGATCAGTCAGCTTGGTCCTAATGCTCAACCTAAGCTCAGCGATGAAGCGATCCTTGACAACATGATCAAAGATGAATTGGCAGTTCAGTATGCAAAGGCGCTTGGCCTAAACGTTTCACCGCAGGAAGTGGATGATGTGGTACAACTCCAAAGATCCCTCCTCGAGCAAGCGGACGATCAGAATGGCTACGTCATCAAGGAACTGATGGCCAATCGTATCAAAATTACAGGCTTGACCGAAGATCAGTTTTGGAACAGCAGTGAAGTGCGGGAAATGTACGAAAAGGCGCTCCTGCGCTCCAAGCTGGCCAATAAGCTGGTGGAAGAAGGAACCATAAAGGACGTTATGGATTTCACACGTTTTAAAGAGAATCTTTACGCCGAAAAAAAGGGGGACCTCCATATAAACTATTCTCTGCTCCAATAG